The Nocardioides campestrisoli genome includes a window with the following:
- a CDS encoding DUF3618 domain-containing protein gives MGEGTEELNVREAEIEQTRAALSRDLDELGDKVSPQRVMERRTEAVKGRMGSLRDKVMGSVPSVGSGSGGGSMTGSVSDTVSGAKDSVTGGAQSAVGSVQSRTEGNPLAAGLVAFGAGMLISGLLPASQRETQLAGQGMDAAKEHGQPVMDQAKSVGQDVGANLKESAQQAVEEVRSTAADSASTVKEEGQSSAQTVRNEAPGT, from the coding sequence ATGGGCGAAGGAACAGAAGAGCTGAACGTACGAGAGGCCGAGATCGAGCAGACCCGTGCGGCACTGTCGCGCGACCTCGACGAGCTCGGCGACAAGGTGAGCCCCCAGCGCGTGATGGAACGCCGCACGGAGGCCGTCAAGGGCCGGATGGGTTCGCTGCGCGACAAGGTGATGGGCTCCGTCCCGTCCGTCGGCAGCGGCTCGGGGGGCGGGTCGATGACCGGCTCGGTGAGCGACACCGTGAGTGGAGCCAAGGACTCCGTGACCGGCGGCGCGCAGAGCGCGGTCGGCAGCGTGCAGTCGCGGACCGAGGGCAACCCCCTCGCTGCCGGGCTGGTCGCCTTCGGTGCCGGCATGCTGATCTCCGGCCTGCTGCCGGCCAGCCAGCGCGAGACCCAGCTGGCCGGCCAAGGAATGGACGCGGCGAAGGAGCACGGCCAGCCGGTCATGGACCAGGCGAAGTCCGTGGGGCAGGACGTCGGGGCGAACCTCAAGGAGTCCGCCCAGCAGGCGGTCGAGGAGGTCAGGTCCACGGCTGCGGACTCGGCCAGCACGGTCAAGGAGGAGGGCCAGTCCTCCGCCCAGACCGTCCGGAACGAGGCTCCCGGCACCTGA
- a CDS encoding ABC transporter ATP-binding protein, whose amino-acid sequence MSADGAGAAGDAVMVTSGLSKQYGAVRALDALTVEVGPGITGLVGANGAGKSTLIKILLGLVSPTGGSASVLGHDIATHGREIRSLVGYLPEHDCLPPDVSASDFVVHLAMMSGLPRVSARERTAEVLRHVGLAEERYRPMGGYSTGMKQKAKLAQALVHDPRLVLLDEPTNGLDPAARDEMLELVERIGRDFGIAVLVTSHLLGELERVSDHVVVLDGGRLLRASRTDEFLDATGSLLVEVLGDDAQRRTGEALAARGLAVRPRGQMLVIDASGRADVHDLVRDTACELGVGLVRVQADHHRIEDVFMAAGDSRGR is encoded by the coding sequence GTGAGCGCCGACGGGGCCGGCGCCGCGGGCGACGCGGTGATGGTGACCAGTGGGCTGTCAAAGCAGTACGGCGCGGTCCGTGCCCTGGACGCCCTCACCGTGGAGGTGGGCCCCGGGATCACCGGGCTCGTCGGCGCCAACGGCGCGGGCAAGTCCACGCTGATCAAGATCCTGCTGGGCCTGGTGAGCCCGACCGGTGGCTCCGCGAGCGTCCTGGGCCACGACATCGCCACCCACGGGCGGGAGATCAGGTCGCTGGTGGGCTACCTGCCCGAGCACGACTGCCTGCCTCCCGACGTGAGCGCCAGCGACTTCGTGGTGCACCTGGCGATGATGTCGGGCCTGCCCCGGGTCTCCGCCCGGGAGCGCACCGCCGAGGTGCTGCGGCACGTCGGCCTGGCCGAGGAGCGCTACCGCCCGATGGGCGGCTACTCCACGGGGATGAAGCAGAAGGCCAAGCTGGCCCAGGCGCTGGTGCACGACCCCCGGCTGGTGCTGCTCGACGAGCCGACCAACGGCCTCGACCCCGCCGCCCGCGACGAGATGCTGGAGCTGGTCGAGCGCATCGGCCGGGACTTCGGGATCGCGGTGCTGGTCACCTCCCACCTGCTCGGGGAGCTGGAGCGGGTCAGCGACCACGTCGTGGTGCTCGACGGCGGACGACTGCTGCGCGCCTCCCGGACCGACGAGTTCCTGGACGCGACGGGCTCCCTGCTGGTCGAGGTGCTCGGGGACGACGCCCAGCGACGTACCGGGGAGGCACTGGCCGCTCGTGGCCTCGCGGTCCGGCCCCGGGGACAGATGCTGGTGATCGACGCCTCGGGCCGCGCCGACGTGCACGACCTGGTGCGCGACACCGCCTGCGAGCTGGGCGTGGGCCTGGTCCGCGTGCAGGCCGACCACCACCGGATCGAGGACGTGTTCATGGCGGCAGGGGACTCCCGTGGCAGGTGA
- a CDS encoding ABC transporter permease, whose translation MNPTIVRLSVQALLGRRRGLVLVIVPAVLLALSVVIRALTDEGVGQDAVLELGYTLAMPLVCLLAASAVLGPEVDDGSVVYLLAKPVNRHAIALSKYVVAWICGLVLGALPLTLCALVLSWSAPEEAVAWGVGGAVAATAYVALFLALAALTKHAVVVGLLVVLMWEGLLGNLLVGIRWVSIGSWGREVAASVSDLLWSPEVGLGYALGAAVVLAVASVWFAGDRLRSFTLRGDE comes from the coding sequence ATGAACCCGACGATCGTGCGACTCTCGGTCCAGGCGCTGCTGGGACGCCGCCGGGGTCTGGTGCTGGTGATCGTGCCCGCGGTGCTGCTGGCCCTGTCGGTGGTGATCCGGGCGTTGACGGACGAGGGGGTCGGGCAGGACGCCGTGCTCGAGCTGGGCTACACGCTGGCGATGCCGCTGGTCTGCCTGCTCGCGGCCAGCGCCGTGCTGGGCCCAGAGGTGGACGACGGCTCCGTGGTCTACCTCCTCGCCAAGCCGGTCAACAGGCACGCGATCGCGCTCAGCAAGTACGTCGTGGCGTGGATCTGCGGACTGGTCCTGGGAGCTCTGCCGCTCACGCTCTGTGCACTCGTGCTGAGCTGGTCGGCACCTGAGGAGGCCGTGGCCTGGGGCGTGGGCGGGGCGGTGGCCGCTACGGCGTACGTGGCGCTCTTCCTCGCGCTCGCGGCGCTGACCAAGCACGCGGTCGTGGTGGGCCTGCTCGTGGTGCTGATGTGGGAGGGGCTGCTCGGCAACCTCCTGGTCGGGATCCGCTGGGTCTCGATCGGCTCCTGGGGCCGGGAGGTCGCGGCCTCGGTCAGCGACCTCCTGTGGTCCCCGGAGGTGGGGCTCGGCTACGCCTTGGGGGCCGCGGTCGTGCTCGCGGTGGCGTCGGTCTGGTTCGCCGGGGACCGGCTCCGTTCGTTCACCCTGCGAGGGGACGAGTAG
- a CDS encoding serine/threonine-protein kinase yields MSAETPDTPDPSARAGTPGKYVRERVIGRGGMGTVWLGRDTVLGRQVAMKRVGLVPGGSAPDLERAEREARLAAALSHPHVVAVYDLVAEGDEHWLVMEYVEGESLAALIRRDGPLPAEAAASILEQVADALAAAHAHGIVHRDVKPSNIMVSPHGHAKLTDFGIAKAEADASLTQTGLVTGSPAYLAPEVASGASATPASDVWALGATLFHALAGRPPYDVGDNVLGALYKIVHEAPPRLDGVGWPASVLHHTMATDPADRWEAGRVRDFLRAGEQAGATDVPTSRLATTPAQRLVDDAAGDGAEQAAPSAPTEHTAAFPPVTAPPARAPRAGTRQAPAPAAGSSGPTTPEQGERAPSLAPAGGRDRPQGRTPRWVWGAAAAVVVLLLGGGLGLSALNDQDDPDGQDSPAADPGTSAPSDAEEGTTAPSPAPTPTPSPSAPSAPDPQAMEAFVAGYLDTVTSDPRVTWQQLTPAFQEQSGGFGRYNGFWRTVEDAEVVDIAADPDALTVTYTVRYVLKRGGSTTDSVTLSLEPDADGFQVAGES; encoded by the coding sequence GTGAGCGCAGAGACCCCGGACACGCCGGACCCGTCAGCCCGGGCCGGCACACCAGGAAAGTACGTGCGCGAGCGCGTCATCGGCCGCGGCGGCATGGGCACCGTGTGGCTGGGTCGCGACACTGTGCTGGGACGCCAGGTCGCGATGAAGCGCGTCGGGCTGGTCCCCGGCGGCTCAGCGCCGGACCTGGAGCGGGCCGAGCGCGAGGCGCGGCTCGCGGCCGCCCTCAGCCATCCCCACGTCGTGGCCGTCTACGACCTGGTCGCCGAGGGCGACGAGCACTGGCTGGTGATGGAGTACGTCGAAGGCGAGAGCCTCGCCGCGCTGATCCGGCGCGACGGCCCCCTCCCGGCGGAGGCCGCCGCCTCCATCCTCGAGCAGGTGGCCGACGCCCTTGCGGCGGCCCACGCGCACGGGATCGTGCACCGCGACGTGAAGCCGTCCAACATCATGGTCTCGCCCCACGGCCATGCGAAGCTCACCGACTTCGGGATCGCGAAGGCCGAGGCGGACGCCTCCCTCACCCAGACGGGGCTGGTGACCGGCTCCCCCGCCTACCTGGCGCCCGAGGTCGCCTCCGGAGCCTCCGCCACGCCCGCGAGCGACGTGTGGGCGCTCGGCGCCACGCTCTTCCACGCCCTGGCCGGGCGACCGCCGTACGACGTGGGCGACAACGTGCTCGGCGCCCTGTACAAGATCGTGCACGAGGCTCCGCCGCGGCTGGACGGGGTCGGCTGGCCCGCCTCCGTGCTCCACCACACGATGGCGACCGACCCCGCCGACCGGTGGGAGGCTGGCCGGGTCCGGGACTTCCTGCGGGCCGGGGAGCAAGCGGGCGCGACCGACGTCCCCACCTCGCGGCTGGCCACGACGCCTGCTCAGCGCCTGGTGGACGATGCCGCAGGAGACGGAGCCGAGCAGGCCGCGCCCTCAGCCCCCACCGAGCACACCGCGGCGTTCCCACCCGTGACCGCTCCCCCGGCTCGCGCTCCGCGGGCCGGCACCCGGCAGGCGCCCGCGCCCGCCGCCGGATCGAGCGGGCCGACCACGCCGGAGCAGGGCGAGCGCGCACCGAGCCTCGCCCCCGCCGGCGGCAGAGACCGCCCACAGGGCCGCACCCCCCGGTGGGTCTGGGGTGCTGCCGCGGCCGTCGTCGTGCTGCTGCTGGGCGGTGGTCTGGGCCTGAGCGCGCTCAACGACCAGGACGACCCGGACGGCCAGGACTCCCCCGCCGCGGACCCCGGGACCAGTGCGCCGAGCGACGCTGAGGAGGGCACCACCGCCCCGTCCCCCGCGCCGACCCCGACGCCCAGTCCCAGTGCTCCCAGCGCGCCGGACCCCCAGGCCATGGAGGCGTTCGTGGCGGGCTACCTGGACACCGTGACCAGCGACCCACGGGTCACGTGGCAACAGCTCACCCCGGCCTTCCAGGAGCAGAGTGGCGGGTTCGGTCGGTACAACGGGTTCTGGCGGACGGTCGAGGACGCCGAGGTGGTCGACATCGCGGCGGATCCCGACGCCCTGACCGTGACCTACACCGTCCGGTACGTGCTCAAGCGCGGCGGCAGCACCACCGACTCGGTGACCCTGAGCCTGGAGCCCGACGCCGACGGATTCCAGGTGGCCGGCGAGTCCTGA
- a CDS encoding NifU family protein, with product MHLRVQSALDRVRPYLGSHGGGVSLLRVDDDGVAHLRLEGTCAGCPSSAATVRQTLEHAVLASTPGVTAVRAEEMVEPRGPSERRGALRADAGARQAGTRSSWVAVDLHVPAGVLTQVSVQGQRLVVAGLAGTLVAYQDRCPRCDAPLSEGGVLVGELLRCGCGTTFDGYRAGRPVHDEGAALTPVPLLPAGTSWTVKVEIARPAHADWAATP from the coding sequence ATGCACCTGCGGGTGCAGTCCGCGCTGGACCGCGTCCGCCCCTACCTGGGGTCGCACGGCGGTGGCGTCTCCCTGCTGCGCGTCGACGACGACGGTGTAGCCCACCTCCGGCTCGAGGGCACGTGCGCCGGCTGCCCCTCCTCCGCCGCCACCGTGCGCCAGACCCTGGAGCACGCGGTGCTGGCGTCGACACCGGGCGTGACCGCGGTCCGGGCGGAGGAGATGGTCGAGCCCCGCGGGCCCTCCGAGCGACGCGGCGCGCTGCGCGCCGACGCCGGCGCACGTCAGGCCGGGACGAGGTCGTCCTGGGTCGCGGTCGACCTGCACGTGCCCGCAGGGGTGCTGACCCAGGTGTCGGTGCAGGGCCAGCGGCTCGTCGTCGCCGGCCTGGCCGGGACCCTGGTCGCGTACCAGGACCGGTGCCCGCGCTGCGACGCGCCGCTCAGCGAAGGCGGCGTCCTGGTGGGCGAGCTCCTGCGCTGCGGCTGCGGCACCACCTTCGACGGCTACCGGGCAGGTCGTCCCGTGCACGACGAGGGCGCCGCCCTGACCCCCGTTCCCTTGCTTCCCGCCGGCACGAGCTGGACGGTCAAGGTCGAGATCGCGCGCCCCGCGCACGCCGACTGGGCAGCGACGCCGTAG
- a CDS encoding ABC transporter ATP-binding protein, with product MSVLTLNGVSRWFGNVVAVNGVSMTIGPGITGLLGPNGAGKTTLIALMSGFLAPSAGTATLDGRTLWRNTDVYRTLGLVPERELSFGYLTGRQFVRASAELQGLDDPGAATERALATVDMVEPAARRVDTYSKGMRQRVKLASALVHDPGVLLLDEPFNGVDPRQRMHLMSLLRRMGEEGRTVLFSSHILEEVEQVARQIEVVVSGRHAASGDFGQIRRLMTDRPVRYVVVSDDDRALGGALIGEPSVLSVGLRPRGGLDVAVSDFGTFAVRLPLLARERGLRIRELVPTDDSLESVFSYLVGGRG from the coding sequence ATGAGCGTCCTCACCCTGAACGGGGTCTCCCGCTGGTTCGGCAACGTCGTGGCCGTCAACGGGGTGAGCATGACCATCGGGCCCGGGATCACCGGGCTGCTGGGCCCCAACGGCGCCGGCAAGACCACGCTGATCGCGCTGATGTCGGGGTTCCTCGCGCCCTCCGCGGGCACCGCCACCCTCGACGGCCGGACGCTGTGGCGCAACACCGACGTCTACCGCACCCTGGGCCTGGTGCCCGAGCGCGAGCTGAGCTTCGGGTACCTGACCGGGCGGCAGTTCGTGCGTGCCAGCGCCGAGCTCCAGGGACTGGACGACCCGGGGGCCGCCACGGAGCGCGCCCTGGCCACGGTCGACATGGTGGAGCCGGCCGCACGCCGGGTCGACACGTACTCCAAGGGCATGCGGCAGCGGGTCAAGCTCGCCTCCGCTCTGGTCCACGACCCCGGCGTGCTCCTGCTGGACGAGCCGTTCAACGGGGTCGACCCGCGTCAGCGGATGCACCTGATGTCGCTGCTGCGGCGGATGGGCGAGGAGGGACGGACGGTGCTCTTCAGCTCCCACATCCTCGAGGAGGTCGAGCAGGTGGCTCGCCAGATCGAGGTCGTGGTCTCGGGCCGGCACGCCGCCTCGGGTGACTTCGGCCAGATCCGCCGGCTGATGACGGACCGGCCCGTGCGCTACGTCGTGGTCAGCGACGACGACCGGGCCCTGGGGGGCGCCCTGATCGGAGAGCCGTCCGTGCTCTCGGTCGGGCTGCGGCCGCGCGGCGGCCTGGACGTGGCGGTCTCCGACTTCGGCACGTTCGCCGTCCGGCTTCCGCTGCTGGCTCGCGAGCGGGGGCTGCGGATCCGGGAGCTGGTGCCCACCGACGACTCGCTCGAGAGCGTCTTCTCCTACCTGGTGGGAGGCCGAGGATGA
- a CDS encoding PIG-L deacetylase family protein yields MERPELTPLPEDWTRMLCVVAHPDDLEFGAAAAVARWTGQGKQVVYCMVTSGEAGIDALPPQECRAVRETEQVESARIVGVDTVEFLGLPDGVLEYGVELRQAIAAMVRRHQPEIVVTGNFRDTWGGRNLNQADHIATGRAVLDAVRDAGNRWVFHDQVAQGLQPWGGVREVWAFGSPQAGHAVDTTETFDAGVASLEAHAAYIQGLGWENWDPREFLEGMARSAGGALGVTFAAPFEVFPMGWGD; encoded by the coding sequence ATGGAGCGACCCGAGCTGACTCCCCTGCCCGAGGACTGGACCCGGATGCTGTGCGTCGTCGCGCATCCCGACGACCTGGAGTTCGGCGCCGCGGCCGCAGTCGCCCGCTGGACGGGACAGGGCAAGCAGGTCGTCTACTGCATGGTGACCAGCGGCGAGGCGGGCATCGACGCCCTCCCTCCGCAGGAGTGCCGGGCGGTGCGCGAGACCGAGCAGGTCGAGTCGGCCCGGATCGTGGGTGTCGACACCGTGGAGTTCCTCGGCCTGCCCGACGGCGTCCTGGAGTACGGCGTCGAGCTGCGGCAGGCGATCGCGGCGATGGTCCGCCGGCACCAGCCGGAGATCGTGGTGACCGGGAACTTCCGCGACACCTGGGGCGGACGCAACCTCAACCAGGCCGACCACATCGCGACCGGGCGCGCCGTCCTCGACGCCGTCCGGGACGCCGGCAACCGGTGGGTCTTCCACGACCAGGTCGCCCAGGGCCTGCAGCCCTGGGGCGGGGTCCGGGAGGTCTGGGCCTTCGGCTCCCCGCAGGCCGGCCACGCCGTGGACACCACGGAGACCTTCGATGCCGGCGTCGCCTCGCTCGAGGCGCACGCGGCGTACATCCAGGGCCTGGGCTGGGAGAACTGGGACCCGCGCGAGTTCCTGGAGGGGATGGCCCGCTCCGCCGGCGGGGCGCTCGGCGTCACGTTCGCCGCGCCGTTCGAGGTCTTCCCGATGGGCTGGGGCGACTGA
- a CDS encoding ABC transporter permease has protein sequence MAGDGERGSGSRGVIHDLGYLPYRGPRRGEGAIAWALVLTGLRNAFGIGRSGRSKVLPFVLLSLNLLPAVIVAGILVFIGLDDLPIGYAAYASTTQVLLGIFVAAQAPVLFSRDLRYGSITLYLARPLRSSTYALARAGSLLAATLVFLLLPILVLYAVALLGELDFGEQTRDAAVAVVLVVLLALSLTGVAGLISAWSTRRGFAVVGTIAVLLVGNGLVSAVQGVAVSEGDREVAEVAGLFTPYSLYRGLVGAWADEGGVAPPSSGGMELLYVLVFVGLSLACLAALVLRYRKVART, from the coding sequence GTGGCAGGTGACGGCGAGCGCGGCAGCGGGTCCCGGGGCGTCATCCACGACCTGGGCTACCTGCCGTACCGGGGGCCTCGGCGCGGTGAGGGGGCGATCGCCTGGGCGCTGGTGCTGACCGGCCTGCGCAACGCCTTCGGCATCGGTCGCTCGGGCCGCTCCAAGGTGCTGCCCTTCGTGCTCCTGTCGCTGAACCTCCTCCCGGCCGTGATCGTGGCCGGGATCCTGGTCTTCATCGGCCTGGACGACCTGCCCATCGGGTACGCCGCGTACGCCTCCACCACCCAGGTGCTGCTCGGCATCTTCGTCGCCGCCCAGGCGCCGGTGCTCTTCTCCCGGGACCTGCGCTACGGCAGCATCACCCTCTACCTGGCGCGTCCGCTGCGCTCCAGCACCTACGCGCTGGCCCGTGCGGGGTCACTGCTCGCCGCGACCCTGGTCTTCCTGCTGCTGCCGATCCTGGTCCTCTACGCGGTGGCGCTGCTGGGCGAGCTCGACTTCGGCGAGCAGACCCGGGACGCGGCGGTGGCCGTGGTGCTGGTGGTGCTGCTCGCCCTGTCGCTGACCGGGGTGGCCGGGCTGATCTCGGCGTGGTCGACCCGACGCGGGTTCGCCGTCGTGGGCACCATCGCCGTCCTGCTGGTCGGCAACGGCCTGGTCAGTGCCGTCCAGGGCGTGGCGGTCTCGGAGGGCGACCGCGAGGTCGCCGAGGTCGCGGGGCTGTTCACCCCGTACTCCCTCTACCGGGGCCTGGTGGGTGCCTGGGCCGACGAGGGCGGCGTCGCCCCGCCGAGCAGCGGGGGGATGGAGCTCCTCTACGTGCTGGTCTTCGTCGGGCTCTCGCTCGCCTGCCTGGCCGCGTTGGTGCTGCGTTACCGGAAGGTGGCCCGGACATGA
- a CDS encoding phage holin family protein: protein MSQPPVTPSTPPVPPPAGASSASGETRSLGDIVGDISRDLSDLVRQEMDLARTEMKQEARRLGKGAGLFGGSGVAGLLTLIFLSLFLVYLLDLWMPAWAAALIVGVLWGVVTAVLAVLGRQEVKEASPELPATQATLKEDVRWAKEQKS from the coding sequence ATGAGCCAGCCCCCCGTGACCCCGAGCACCCCGCCCGTGCCGCCTCCCGCCGGCGCCTCGTCCGCGAGCGGCGAGACCCGGTCGCTGGGCGACATCGTCGGCGACATCAGCCGGGATCTCAGCGACCTGGTGCGTCAGGAGATGGACCTGGCGCGCACGGAGATGAAGCAGGAGGCCAGGAGGCTCGGCAAGGGCGCGGGGCTCTTCGGCGGCTCCGGCGTCGCCGGGCTCCTGACCCTGATCTTCCTGTCCCTCTTCCTGGTCTACCTGCTCGACCTCTGGATGCCGGCCTGGGCGGCAGCGCTCATCGTCGGTGTGCTGTGGGGCGTCGTCACCGCCGTGCTGGCGGTGCTCGGACGCCAGGAGGTCAAGGAGGCCAGCCCCGAACTACCCGCGACCCAGGCCACTCTGAAGGAGGACGTCCGATGGGCGAAGGAACAGAAGAGCTGA
- the tyrS gene encoding tyrosine--tRNA ligase, with protein sequence MSTDNILDELEWRGLIAHSTDLDALRALLGEGSVKFYVGFDPTAPSLHMGNLVQILTARRLQQAGHTPYALVGGATGMIGDPKESGERILNSPDTVKQWVDRVRGQIEPFLDFEGPNAATMVNNYDWTASLSTIDFLRDIGKHFPVNRMLARDVVKSRLEAGISYTEFSYVLLQSMDFLNLYRDHGVVLQFGGSDQWGNLTGGVELVRRAEGGRAHAFATPLVTKTDGTKYGKTEGGALWLDPQMMSPYAFHQFWLNVEDEKVEELLKIFTFLSREEIDDLAEKTREQPFLRAGQKALADHVTTLVHGADETEAAKSAAAALFGGGELGGLSAATLSSALGEAGAVEVARDSIPDLVELLVLTGLVKSKREARRTIAEGGAYLNNARVEDPEWVPGDQDLLAGTWLVLRRGKKKIAGVRAV encoded by the coding sequence GTGTCGACCGACAACATCCTTGACGAGCTCGAGTGGCGCGGACTGATCGCGCACTCGACCGATCTCGACGCGCTCCGCGCGCTCCTGGGTGAGGGCAGCGTCAAGTTCTATGTCGGCTTCGACCCGACCGCACCCAGCCTGCACATGGGCAACCTGGTGCAGATCCTGACCGCCCGCCGCCTCCAGCAGGCCGGGCACACGCCGTACGCCCTGGTGGGCGGCGCGACCGGGATGATCGGCGACCCGAAGGAGTCGGGCGAGCGGATCCTCAACTCCCCGGACACGGTCAAGCAGTGGGTCGACCGCGTGCGCGGCCAGATCGAGCCGTTCCTCGACTTCGAGGGCCCGAACGCCGCCACCATGGTCAACAACTACGACTGGACAGCGTCGCTGTCCACGATCGACTTCCTGCGGGACATCGGGAAGCACTTCCCGGTGAACCGGATGCTGGCGCGCGACGTGGTGAAGTCCCGGCTCGAGGCCGGCATCAGCTACACCGAGTTCAGCTACGTGCTGCTCCAGTCGATGGACTTCCTCAACCTCTACCGCGACCACGGGGTCGTCCTGCAGTTCGGCGGATCCGACCAGTGGGGCAACCTCACCGGGGGAGTCGAGCTGGTACGCCGCGCCGAGGGCGGGCGGGCCCACGCCTTCGCGACGCCTCTGGTCACCAAGACCGACGGCACCAAGTACGGCAAGACCGAGGGCGGCGCCCTGTGGCTGGACCCGCAGATGATGTCGCCGTACGCGTTCCACCAGTTCTGGCTCAACGTCGAGGACGAGAAGGTCGAGGAGCTGCTCAAGATCTTCACCTTCCTGAGCCGCGAGGAGATCGACGACCTCGCCGAGAAGACCAGGGAGCAGCCGTTCCTGCGCGCGGGGCAGAAGGCACTCGCGGACCACGTGACCACGCTGGTGCACGGCGCCGACGAGACCGAGGCCGCGAAGTCCGCTGCCGCTGCGCTCTTCGGGGGCGGGGAGCTGGGGGGTCTCTCCGCAGCCACGTTGTCGAGCGCGCTCGGCGAGGCCGGTGCGGTGGAGGTGGCGCGGGACTCGATCCCCGACCTGGTCGAGCTCCTGGTGCTCACCGGCCTGGTGAAGAGCAAGCGCGAGGCACGGCGCACCATCGCCGAGGGCGGCGCGTACCTGAACAACGCGCGTGTGGAGGACCCTGAGTGGGTACCGGGCGACCAGGACCTGCTCGCCGGCACCTGGTTGGTGCTGCGGCGGGGAAAGAAGAAGATCGCGGGTGTGCGGGCCGTCTGA